The following coding sequences are from one Sphingobium sp. Cam5-1 window:
- a CDS encoding efflux RND transporter periplasmic adaptor subunit — protein MNYETQVAGDVPARVFGEEPRPSRRRALTIGAVIAIILIAIAAWISMHGKSGDGAVPAEDAPVVTVLVPGQSVVARTVSGTGSLAARVEMPVGVVGEGGQVTRVLVQPGDWVRAGQILAVIERSVQTEQVRSLAAQVEVNRADAKLAQAQLDRAQALVKRGFISRADIDQRTATRDAANARVNVAVAQLAEQRARTGRLDIRAPASGLILTRDVEPGQIVGSGSGVLFRMAKDGEMELLAQLSESDLATLRPGNSATVTPVGGQTEFAGRIWQVSPVVDPQTRQGIARISIPYNKAIRPGGFAAARIVSGTATAPLLPESAVQTDAKGQFVYIVNARDETERRGVEVGQVSPKGVAVTRGLNGGERIVASAGAFLRPGQKVRPQVQKAG, from the coding sequence ATGAATTACGAAACTCAGGTGGCCGGAGATGTTCCGGCGCGCGTCTTTGGCGAAGAACCGCGCCCTTCAAGGCGGCGGGCGCTGACGATTGGCGCGGTGATTGCGATCATCCTGATTGCCATTGCAGCCTGGATCAGCATGCATGGCAAGAGCGGGGATGGAGCAGTCCCTGCGGAAGACGCGCCGGTCGTCACCGTCCTCGTGCCGGGCCAGTCCGTCGTGGCCCGCACCGTCAGCGGAACGGGATCACTGGCCGCGCGTGTGGAAATGCCTGTCGGAGTCGTCGGTGAGGGCGGGCAGGTGACGCGCGTGCTGGTGCAACCGGGCGATTGGGTTCGCGCCGGGCAGATACTCGCGGTGATTGAGCGGTCGGTCCAGACGGAGCAGGTTCGCTCGCTCGCGGCGCAGGTAGAGGTGAACCGCGCCGATGCGAAGCTGGCGCAGGCGCAGCTCGATCGTGCCCAGGCCCTTGTAAAGCGCGGCTTCATCAGCCGGGCCGATATCGATCAGCGCACCGCAACGCGTGATGCCGCCAACGCCCGTGTGAATGTCGCGGTCGCACAATTGGCCGAACAGCGTGCCCGGACCGGACGGCTCGACATTCGCGCCCCTGCATCCGGGCTGATCCTGACCCGCGATGTCGAACCCGGTCAGATTGTCGGTTCGGGAAGCGGCGTGCTTTTCCGCATGGCCAAGGATGGCGAGATGGAACTTCTGGCCCAACTGAGTGAGAGCGATCTCGCCACGTTGCGGCCGGGCAACAGCGCGACGGTGACCCCTGTCGGTGGTCAGACGGAATTCGCCGGACGCATTTGGCAGGTTTCTCCGGTCGTCGATCCGCAGACGCGGCAGGGCATCGCGCGCATCTCCATACCCTATAACAAGGCGATCCGCCCCGGCGGATTTGCGGCCGCCCGCATCGTCAGCGGCACGGCAACGGCGCCGCTGCTGCCGGAGTCCGCCGTGCAGACCGATGCCAAGGGACAATTTGTCTACATCGTCAATGCGCGGGACGAGACCGAACGGCGCGGCGTCGAGGTCGGACAGGTCTCCCCGAAGGGCGTTGCGGTTACGCGCGGCCTGAATGGCGGCGAACGCATTGTCGCATCGGCAGGCGCTTTTCTGCGGCCCGGGCAGAAGGTGCGGCCGCAAGTTCAAAAGGCCGGGTAA
- a CDS encoding efflux RND transporter permease subunit has protein sequence MSFRNMSAWAIRNPVSPLVLFVALLLAGMVSFGRMDINQQPDVTFPIAQVLVLQPGAAPPELETQVTQRVEAAVRGISGVDEITSTVSEGNSMTIVQFQIGTPIDRGVNDVKNAIDQIRSELPEGILEPQVTRLDADRPIAYFSAEATDMTLEQLSWYVDNTVAKRLLAVPGMAAVRRGGGVTREIRVILDPAKLQSHGVTAAQVNQQLQQVNLNTAGGRTEIAGAEQAIRVLGNAQDAYALGQTQIAISGGRTVKLSDLADVRDMYGEQRSLSLMNGMQVTSFSLEKAKGSSDVTVFDNAIKVLDQLKKENPKIRYKELFNSVDYTKSQYHAAMQSMIEGAVLAVVVVFLFLRDWRATIIAAMAIPLSAIPTFWFMDMMGFTLNVTSLLALSLVAGVLVDDAIVEIENIVRHMRMGKTAYQASIDAADEIGLAVLATTMAIVAVFLPVALMPGVSGQFFIQFGMTVVVAVLLSLAVARLITPMIAAYFLQAHGQESHGEGWLMDVYMRVLHWSLDESRAKAYRDRGTRPRIGAWLRDHRIWTVGIGGLAFIATLLAFGTLPMAFQPSMNTDYSQVKIETVPGSTLQQTTAVARRVADMLTADTKFVDAAFADIQPTSANIYLTLKKDRPASSVEWERSMAPRFQQIADARVNFQSQAGGGMGRDVTIMLGSDNAALLDQTANKLVSEMIGVKEVRAPRVQGDMNRPEIVIKPRFDLAASLGVTTAALSQTIRVATIGDIDQNTAKFSLSDRQIPIRVAMAEDSRSDIATIENMPVPTVSGGSVPLKVVADIEFGAGPTQIRRYNQIRRIVVDADFAPGIVSSQAMKKINALPTMKEINEGRIPGIQKINTGESKWQAEMLKNFAVAVISGILLVLAVLTLLYKRLMPPFVNLGSLLLAPLGGALALHLTGHPISMPVMIGILMLLGIVAKNSILVIDFALEEIQKGVPRFDAIIDAGHKRAQPIVMTTVAMVAGMVPTAISLGGDSAWRAPMGITVIGGLLLSTLLTLVIVPATFSLALQIEGWAGPRLSRRLLTYKPGDDAKHEGNAQPAE, from the coding sequence ATGAGTTTTCGTAATATGTCGGCCTGGGCCATCCGCAACCCGGTGTCCCCGCTCGTGCTGTTCGTCGCCCTGCTGCTCGCGGGGATGGTCAGCTTTGGCCGCATGGACATCAACCAGCAGCCCGACGTCACCTTCCCCATCGCTCAAGTGCTGGTATTGCAGCCAGGCGCCGCGCCGCCGGAACTGGAAACCCAGGTGACGCAGCGTGTCGAGGCCGCCGTGCGCGGCATCAGCGGCGTTGACGAGATCACCTCGACCGTCTCGGAAGGCAATTCGATGACGATCGTGCAGTTCCAGATCGGAACGCCGATCGATCGGGGCGTCAATGACGTCAAGAACGCTATCGACCAGATCCGCAGCGAACTGCCCGAAGGCATATTGGAACCGCAGGTTACCCGACTTGATGCCGATCGTCCGATCGCCTATTTCAGTGCCGAAGCGACCGACATGACGCTGGAACAATTGTCATGGTATGTCGACAATACGGTCGCCAAGCGGCTGCTGGCCGTGCCCGGCATGGCGGCGGTCAGGCGGGGTGGCGGCGTTACCCGCGAAATCCGCGTCATCCTTGACCCCGCCAAGCTGCAGTCGCACGGCGTCACGGCTGCTCAGGTCAATCAGCAGTTACAACAGGTCAACCTGAACACGGCGGGCGGCCGCACCGAAATCGCTGGTGCCGAGCAGGCGATCCGCGTGCTTGGCAATGCGCAGGACGCCTATGCCCTGGGCCAGACCCAGATCGCCATCTCCGGCGGCCGCACCGTCAAGCTGTCCGACCTTGCCGATGTGCGCGACATGTATGGCGAACAACGGTCGCTTTCGCTGATGAATGGCATGCAGGTGACGAGCTTCAGCCTGGAAAAGGCGAAGGGATCGTCCGACGTCACCGTGTTCGACAATGCAATCAAGGTGCTGGACCAGCTTAAGAAAGAAAATCCGAAGATCCGTTACAAGGAACTCTTCAACAGCGTCGATTATACCAAGAGCCAATATCATGCGGCGATGCAGTCCATGATCGAAGGCGCGGTGCTGGCGGTCGTGGTCGTGTTCCTGTTCCTGCGTGACTGGCGCGCGACGATCATCGCCGCCATGGCGATCCCGCTGTCAGCCATTCCGACCTTCTGGTTCATGGACATGATGGGCTTCACGCTCAACGTGACCTCCTTGCTGGCGCTGAGCCTGGTCGCGGGCGTGCTGGTCGATGACGCCATCGTGGAGATCGAAAATATCGTGCGCCACATGCGCATGGGCAAGACAGCCTATCAGGCATCGATCGACGCGGCCGACGAGATTGGCCTGGCAGTGCTGGCGACGACGATGGCTATTGTCGCCGTATTCCTGCCAGTTGCGCTGATGCCCGGCGTTTCGGGCCAGTTTTTCATCCAGTTCGGCATGACCGTCGTGGTCGCGGTTCTGCTCAGCCTGGCGGTCGCCCGCCTCATCACGCCGATGATTGCGGCCTATTTCCTCCAGGCGCACGGCCAGGAAAGCCATGGTGAAGGCTGGCTGATGGACGTCTATATGCGCGTGCTGCACTGGTCTCTCGATGAAAGCCGGGCCAAAGCCTACCGCGACCGTGGTACCCGGCCCCGCATTGGCGCCTGGCTTCGCGATCACCGTATCTGGACCGTCGGCATCGGGGGGCTGGCCTTCATCGCTACACTGCTCGCCTTCGGAACGCTGCCGATGGCGTTCCAGCCATCGATGAACACCGATTACAGCCAGGTGAAGATCGAAACGGTGCCCGGCAGCACGCTACAGCAAACCACCGCAGTCGCGCGGCGCGTGGCGGACATGTTGACGGCTGACACGAAATTCGTCGATGCAGCCTTTGCCGACATCCAGCCGACCAGCGCCAACATCTATCTCACCTTGAAGAAAGACCGGCCCGCTTCCTCTGTCGAATGGGAACGCAGCATGGCGCCCCGATTCCAGCAGATCGCGGATGCCCGTGTAAACTTCCAGTCGCAGGCGGGTGGGGGCATGGGTCGTGACGTTACGATCATGCTCGGCAGCGACAATGCCGCGCTGCTCGATCAGACCGCCAACAAGCTGGTTTCCGAAATGATCGGCGTGAAGGAAGTCCGCGCGCCCCGCGTCCAGGGCGACATGAACAGGCCCGAGATCGTCATCAAACCGCGCTTTGACCTGGCCGCGAGCCTGGGGGTGACGACCGCCGCGCTCAGCCAGACTATCCGCGTGGCCACGATCGGCGACATTGACCAGAATACCGCCAAATTCTCGCTTTCCGACCGGCAGATTCCTATCCGGGTCGCGATGGCGGAGGACAGCCGCAGCGACATAGCGACGATCGAGAATATGCCCGTGCCGACTGTCAGCGGCGGTTCGGTCCCGTTGAAGGTCGTCGCCGATATCGAATTCGGTGCCGGGCCGACGCAAATCCGTCGCTATAACCAGATCCGCCGGATCGTGGTCGATGCCGACTTCGCCCCCGGCATCGTCAGCAGTCAGGCGATGAAGAAGATCAATGCCCTGCCCACGATGAAGGAGATCAACGAAGGTCGCATTCCCGGCATTCAGAAGATCAACACCGGCGAGTCGAAATGGCAGGCGGAAATGCTGAAGAACTTCGCCGTCGCGGTTATTTCCGGCATCCTGCTGGTGCTCGCGGTGCTGACACTGCTTTACAAGCGGTTGATGCCGCCGTTCGTCAATCTGGGATCGCTGCTGCTGGCACCGCTCGGCGGGGCATTGGCGCTGCATCTTACCGGGCATCCAATCTCGATGCCGGTGATGATCGGCATATTGATGCTGCTCGGGATCGTTGCGAAGAACTCAATCCTGGTGATCGACTTCGCGCTGGAGGAGATTCAGAAGGGCGTGCCACGGTTCGACGCGATCATCGATGCGGGGCACAAGCGCGCCCAGCCCATCGTCATGACTACCGTCGCGATGGTTGCGGGCATGGTGCCTACCGCCATTTCCCTTGGCGGTGACAGCGCATGGCGCGCGCCCATGGGCATAACGGTGATCGGCGGTTTGCTGCTCTCCACCCTCCTCACCCTTGTGATCGTGCCCGCGACATTCAGCCTGGCTCTACAGATCGAAGGATGGGCAGGTCCGCGCCTCAGCCGCCGTTTGCTCACATACAAGCCGGGGGACGATGCAAAGCATGAGGGAAATGCACAACCGGCGGAATGA
- a CDS encoding DUF445 domain-containing protein, with protein sequence MKQLPVPPIAAHAPVRPPRDMRVVATGMLIAMALLFLAARSTVHLHPAIGFVQAFAEAAMVGGLADWFAVTALFRHPLGLPIPHTAIIPRNKDRIGDTLAFFLRDNFLTPAVVARRMQRLDVAAAAGRFLASPSGGDGRLREGASRLVADMLEALDQERLGGMVKGAIAQRLRGMNIAPLIGQAIEAAMRDGRHAPVMDGIIHWADRTLEANDHLVRQMVHDRAGKILRWTGLDENLSNAIIDGLRRLLAEMAADPAHSLRLKAEEGMAKLASDLQFDTAMQERVARIRDEIVENPAMQRWIDGLWEQARSGLLRAVRDPGKAMAGRLGEALRQLGTTLQDDARLRLLINRFVRRAAVGATAAYGDSIVKLVSETVRGWDAGTVTSRLESAVGRDLQYIRINGTLVGGLVGLAIHAVHTLF encoded by the coding sequence ATGAAGCAGCTTCCCGTTCCCCCGATCGCCGCCCACGCGCCTGTCCGGCCGCCGCGCGACATGCGGGTGGTTGCGACGGGCATGTTGATCGCGATGGCGCTATTGTTCCTCGCCGCGCGATCTACCGTCCATCTGCATCCAGCTATCGGTTTCGTTCAGGCATTTGCGGAAGCCGCGATGGTGGGCGGCCTTGCCGACTGGTTCGCCGTCACCGCGCTGTTCCGGCATCCGTTGGGCCTGCCCATCCCGCACACGGCGATCATCCCGCGCAACAAGGACCGGATCGGCGATACGTTAGCCTTCTTCCTGCGCGACAATTTCCTGACCCCCGCCGTTGTTGCCCGGCGCATGCAGCGGCTGGACGTCGCCGCCGCCGCAGGGCGCTTCCTCGCCAGCCCATCCGGGGGCGACGGCCGCTTGCGCGAAGGCGCGTCGCGGCTGGTGGCGGACATGCTGGAGGCGCTTGATCAGGAGCGGCTTGGCGGGATGGTCAAGGGCGCGATCGCGCAGCGGCTGCGGGGCATGAACATCGCCCCGCTGATCGGTCAGGCGATCGAAGCGGCGATGCGCGACGGCCGCCATGCGCCGGTGATGGACGGCATCATCCATTGGGCCGATCGCACGCTGGAGGCCAATGACCACCTTGTCCGCCAGATGGTGCATGATCGGGCGGGCAAGATTTTGCGCTGGACGGGATTGGATGAAAATCTGTCCAACGCCATCATCGACGGGTTGCGGCGGTTGCTGGCGGAGATGGCGGCAGACCCGGCCCACAGCCTGCGCCTCAAGGCAGAAGAGGGCATGGCGAAGCTGGCAAGCGACCTGCAATTCGATACCGCCATGCAGGAACGCGTGGCCCGCATCCGCGATGAGATCGTGGAAAATCCCGCAATGCAGCGGTGGATAGACGGCCTTTGGGAACAAGCGCGTTCCGGCCTGCTGCGCGCCGTTCGCGATCCGGGCAAGGCGATGGCGGGGCGGCTGGGCGAGGCGCTGCGCCAACTGGGCACCACGCTTCAGGACGATGCCCGCCTTCGCCTGCTGATCAACCGCTTCGTGCGCCGTGCGGCTGTCGGCGCGACGGCCGCCTATGGCGATTCCATCGTCAAACTGGTGAGCGAAACCGTGCGCGGCTGGGACGCGGGAACCGTGACCAGCCGCCTCGAAAGCGCTGTCGGCCGCGACCTACAATATATCCGGATCAACGGTACTTTGGTCGGTGGCCTTGTAGGATTGGCCATTCATGCGGTCCACACACTGTTTTGA
- a CDS encoding alkene reductase — protein sequence MTSLFDPVQLGAIKARNRILMAPLTRARASRDHVPTPIMADYYRQRASAGLIISEGIGVSRQGLGWPFAPGIWTAEQTEAWKPITKAVHEVGGRIFAQLWHMGRLVHSSVSGQQPVSSSPIAAPGHAHSYEGNKPYEQPRALDAEEIPALIATYVTAARNAREAGFDGVQVHAANGYLLDEFLRDGVNQRQDAYGGSPENRVRLLREITQAVAEAVGADRTAVRISINGASQGTDDSDPASLAIAIAKALDPIGIAFLEMRELRPDGSRGASDVPRQSPLIRRHFSGPLVLNSDYDAGRAQEDLDSGLAQAISFGRPFIANPDLPDRLSLGAPLNPLSTDTLYTQGSEGYVDYPVLAQAG from the coding sequence ATGACCAGCCTCTTCGATCCTGTTCAGTTGGGCGCCATCAAGGCCCGCAATCGCATATTGATGGCACCGCTCACCCGCGCCCGCGCCAGCCGCGATCATGTGCCCACGCCGATCATGGCTGACTATTATCGCCAGCGCGCCTCGGCGGGCCTCATCATCAGCGAAGGCATAGGCGTGTCGCGTCAGGGACTTGGATGGCCCTTCGCACCGGGCATCTGGACGGCTGAGCAGACGGAGGCTTGGAAACCGATCACGAAGGCTGTGCATGAAGTCGGCGGCCGCATCTTCGCGCAGCTCTGGCACATGGGTCGCCTCGTCCATTCGAGCGTCAGCGGGCAGCAGCCCGTCTCTTCCAGTCCGATTGCTGCACCCGGCCACGCCCATAGCTATGAGGGCAACAAGCCCTATGAGCAGCCCCGCGCGTTGGACGCAGAGGAAATCCCGGCCCTGATCGCCACCTATGTCACAGCCGCGCGCAATGCTCGCGAAGCTGGATTTGACGGCGTTCAGGTTCACGCCGCCAACGGCTATCTGCTCGACGAATTTCTTCGCGACGGCGTCAACCAGCGGCAGGACGCCTATGGCGGCAGCCCCGAAAACCGCGTCCGGCTGCTACGCGAGATCACGCAGGCCGTGGCAGAGGCTGTCGGCGCCGATCGGACGGCGGTGCGGATTTCGATCAATGGCGCGTCGCAAGGTACGGACGACAGCGATCCCGCCAGCCTTGCCATCGCCATTGCCAAGGCGCTGGACCCCATCGGCATCGCCTTTCTGGAGATGCGCGAGCTGCGTCCGGACGGCAGCCGGGGCGCGAGCGACGTTCCGCGTCAGTCGCCGCTCATCCGCCGTCATTTCAGCGGCCCACTCGTCCTGAACAGCGATTATGACGCGGGGCGGGCGCAGGAGGATCTGGACAGCGGCCTTGCCCAGGCGATCAGCTTTGGCCGTCCGTTCATCGCCAATCCGGACCTGCCGGATCGCCTGTCGCTAGGGGCTCCGCTTAACCCCTTGAGCACCGATACGCTCTATACGCAGGGAAGCGAGGGCTATGTGGATTATCCGGTTCTCGCCCAGGCGGGCTGA
- the ribH gene encoding 6,7-dimethyl-8-ribityllumazine synthase — translation MAKFLIVEARFYEHLNDLLIEGAVAALEAEGHKYEVVTVPGALEIPGAVALAAESGRYDGFVAIGVVIRGETYHFEVVSNESARGLMALSMDGIPIGNGILTVENEAQALTRAKPDEKDKGGEAAKAAIAMLGLREKFGA, via the coding sequence GTGGCGAAATTCCTGATCGTTGAAGCCCGCTTCTACGAACATCTCAATGACCTTCTGATCGAAGGCGCGGTGGCTGCGCTGGAGGCGGAAGGGCATAAATATGAAGTCGTGACGGTGCCCGGCGCGCTGGAAATCCCCGGCGCGGTTGCGCTGGCGGCGGAGTCCGGCCGCTATGACGGCTTCGTGGCGATCGGCGTGGTGATCCGCGGCGAAACCTATCATTTCGAAGTGGTGTCCAACGAAAGTGCGCGGGGCCTTATGGCGCTCAGCATGGACGGCATTCCAATCGGCAATGGCATCCTGACCGTCGAGAATGAGGCGCAGGCGCTGACCCGCGCCAAGCCGGATGAGAAGGATAAGGGCGGCGAAGCGGCCAAGGCCGCGATCGCCATGCTGGGCCTGCGCGAGAAATTCGGCGCCTAG
- the ribB gene encoding 3,4-dihydroxy-2-butanone-4-phosphate synthase yields MSSALIDTVRTLVNEGGMSRSGLARAAGLHANSLRKLGETDWNPTAETLGKLENYLARREGGTALASPEEIINEARNGRMFILVDDEDRENEGDLVIPAQMATPDAINFMATHGRGLICLAMTKERVDHLGIDLMSRNNGTRHETAFTVSIEAREGVTTGISAADRARTISVAIDGSKGREDIVTPGHVFPLVAKDGGVLVRTGHTEAAVDVARLAGLNPSGVICEVMKDDGTMARLDDLIPFAQKHKMKIGTIRDLIAYRRRHDHMVERRAETVFNSKWGGDWKAISFYNKATQSEQLVLQKGHVSPDEPTLVRVHQLSLLDDVYGASGPRCEILRKSMEIIAKEGAGLIVVLTSNSPTDFLTRILRHHAGQPVSGMDELRDYGVGAQILAELGVHDMVLLTNSSHSLIALDGYDLAVVGHRPVEL; encoded by the coding sequence ATGTCTTCCGCGCTTATCGATACCGTCCGCACGCTGGTCAACGAAGGCGGCATGTCCCGGTCGGGCCTTGCGCGCGCTGCGGGCCTTCATGCCAATTCCCTGCGGAAACTGGGCGAAACGGACTGGAACCCGACCGCCGAAACGCTGGGCAAGCTCGAAAATTATCTGGCGCGGCGCGAGGGCGGCACTGCTCTTGCATCCCCGGAAGAGATCATCAATGAAGCGCGTAACGGCCGCATGTTCATCCTGGTCGATGATGAAGATCGGGAGAATGAAGGCGATCTGGTGATCCCGGCGCAGATGGCGACACCCGACGCGATCAACTTCATGGCGACGCACGGACGGGGGCTTATCTGCCTCGCAATGACCAAAGAACGGGTCGATCATCTGGGCATCGACCTTATGAGCCGCAACAACGGCACGCGGCATGAAACCGCCTTCACTGTGTCGATCGAAGCGCGTGAGGGCGTAACCACCGGCATCAGCGCCGCTGACCGCGCCCGCACCATTTCCGTGGCGATTGACGGGTCCAAGGGCCGCGAAGACATCGTGACGCCGGGCCATGTATTCCCCCTCGTCGCCAAGGATGGCGGCGTGCTGGTGCGCACCGGCCATACAGAGGCGGCTGTCGATGTCGCGCGTCTCGCCGGGCTCAACCCGTCGGGCGTGATCTGCGAAGTGATGAAGGACGATGGCACGATGGCGCGCCTCGACGACCTCATCCCCTTCGCGCAGAAGCACAAGATGAAGATCGGCACGATCCGCGACCTCATCGCCTATCGCCGCCGTCATGATCATATGGTTGAGCGCCGCGCCGAAACCGTCTTCAACAGCAAGTGGGGCGGCGATTGGAAGGCGATCAGCTTCTATAACAAGGCGACGCAAAGCGAACAGCTGGTGCTGCAAAAGGGCCATGTTTCGCCCGACGAACCGACGCTGGTGCGCGTGCATCAGCTCTCGCTGCTCGACGATGTATACGGCGCCAGCGGCCCGCGCTGCGAAATCCTGCGCAAGTCGATGGAGATCATTGCGAAGGAAGGGGCCGGCCTCATCGTCGTCCTGACCAGCAATTCGCCGACCGATTTCCTGACCCGCATCCTGCGCCACCATGCTGGCCAGCCGGTCAGCGGCATGGACGAATTGCGCGATTATGGCGTGGGCGCGCAAATCCTCGCGGAACTCGGGGTGCACGACATGGTCCTGCTTACCAATTCCAGCCATAGCCTCATCGCGCTTGACGGCTATGACCTCGCCGTGGTTGGGCACCGGCCTGTCGAGCTATAA
- a CDS encoding riboflavin synthase codes for MFTGIITDIGTIRSAEQRGDLRLVIGTAYDMEGVAIGASIACSGACLTVVEKGADWFAVDLSAETVERTAPGLWKQGGRLNLERALKVGDELGGHIVTGHVDGVGTLVSITPEGDSTRLVIAAPPALAPALAAKGSITVDGISLTVNSVEDQPEGSVQFGLNIIPHTAAATTLDDLATGRTFNLEIDVLARYLDRMQGLRASM; via the coding sequence ATGTTCACCGGCATCATCACCGACATCGGCACCATCCGCTCCGCTGAGCAGCGCGGAGACCTGCGCCTCGTCATCGGCACCGCCTATGACATGGAAGGCGTTGCGATCGGCGCTTCGATCGCCTGTTCGGGCGCGTGCCTGACCGTGGTGGAAAAGGGCGCGGACTGGTTCGCCGTCGATCTGTCCGCCGAAACGGTGGAGCGAACCGCGCCCGGCCTTTGGAAGCAGGGCGGCAGGCTGAACCTGGAACGTGCGCTTAAGGTGGGGGATGAACTGGGCGGGCATATCGTGACCGGCCATGTCGATGGCGTCGGCACATTGGTGTCGATCACACCGGAAGGGGATTCCACCCGGCTGGTGATCGCTGCGCCCCCGGCGCTGGCGCCGGCACTTGCGGCCAAGGGGTCTATCACGGTCGATGGCATCTCTCTGACCGTGAACAGCGTGGAGGATCAGCCGGAAGGGTCTGTTCAGTTCGGCCTGAACATCATTCCCCATACGGCTGCGGCTACCACGCTCGACGATCTGGCGACTGGCCGGACGTTCAATCTGGAGATCGACGTGCTGGCCCGTTATCTCGATCGCATGCAAGGCCTTCGCGCCTCGATGTGA
- the ribD gene encoding bifunctional diaminohydroxyphosphoribosylaminopyrimidine deaminase/5-amino-6-(5-phosphoribosylamino)uracil reductase RibD, with amino-acid sequence MADPADDRRFMAAAIALSERGRGLSTPNPNVGCLIVRDGAVVGRGWTQKGGRPHAEAQALDEAKDQARGATAYVTLEPCFHLSARGPRCADLMARAGVARLVIALRDPDPRTDGQGAGHLRARGIEVEMGLMAHEAAAAMRGFVLRQTLGRPAVTLKLGLSLDGCIALKNGSSRWITGEAARAHAHLERARHDAILVGGGTLRADAPRLDVRLPGLEDRSPRRLLLTRGRAPKGWEAIAQPEDIAALDHVDHLMVEGGAGAAAAFLRADLVDRLLLYRAPIIIGGGLAGIGDIGLLDLAQAHQRWTLIDERQLGEDRLEVYERRRGA; translated from the coding sequence ATGGCCGACCCTGCCGACGACCGCCGTTTCATGGCAGCGGCGATCGCCCTGTCCGAACGCGGGCGGGGTCTGTCCACGCCCAATCCCAATGTCGGATGCCTGATCGTCCGCGACGGTGCTGTTGTCGGTCGCGGCTGGACCCAAAAGGGCGGCCGACCCCATGCCGAAGCGCAGGCGCTCGATGAAGCAAAGGATCAGGCGCGCGGCGCGACCGCCTATGTGACGCTGGAGCCCTGCTTTCACCTGTCTGCCCGTGGGCCGCGCTGTGCTGACCTGATGGCGCGAGCAGGCGTCGCGCGGCTGGTGATCGCACTGCGTGACCCCGATCCGCGCACCGATGGGCAAGGCGCAGGACATCTGCGCGCGCGGGGCATAGAGGTCGAAATGGGCCTGATGGCGCATGAAGCTGCTGCCGCCATGCGCGGCTTCGTCCTGCGCCAGACACTTGGCCGCCCCGCCGTCACCCTGAAGCTTGGCCTCTCGCTCGACGGCTGCATCGCGCTCAAGAACGGGTCAAGCCGCTGGATCACCGGCGAGGCGGCGCGCGCCCATGCGCATCTGGAGCGGGCGCGGCATGACGCCATCCTGGTCGGCGGTGGTACGCTGCGCGCCGACGCCCCGCGCCTCGATGTCCGGCTACCGGGACTGGAGGATCGCTCGCCCCGCCGCCTGCTGCTGACTCGCGGCCGGGCGCCCAAGGGGTGGGAAGCCATTGCGCAGCCGGAGGATATCGCCGCGCTCGACCATGTGGACCATCTGATGGTGGAGGGCGGCGCGGGAGCGGCAGCGGCCTTCCTGCGCGCCGATCTGGTCGATCGCCTTCTACTATACCGCGCGCCGATCATCATCGGTGGCGGCCTTGCGGGCATCGGCGACATCGGCCTGTTGGACCTCGCTCAAGCGCACCAGCGCTGGACCCTGATCGATGAGCGCCAGCTGGGCGAGGACCGGCTGGAGGTTTACGAACGGCGGCGCGGCGCTTAG
- a CDS encoding energy transducer TonB, producing MAMHATGGERRPGYSGGGGSPVAIGATIAIHALVVGAFILIPKEVIAPYVPQILIGKQIPIDPPPPPEAQPQPPESRLPLRPATDPTPTNPDDLVKLPDSGTGPIMPAGGTGTDTGGGVILPPIDLPRDPVFVEPGIDPRAMSAFQPDYPGSMIRQGMEGSVTVRVSIGADGKVTGIERLSATDEAFWIATQRHAMRKWRFRPATRDGVAVPGTKVLTVHFKLTDR from the coding sequence ATGGCAATGCATGCAACGGGCGGCGAGAGGCGGCCTGGCTATAGTGGCGGTGGCGGATCGCCCGTCGCGATCGGAGCGACCATCGCCATCCACGCGCTGGTCGTGGGTGCGTTCATCCTTATACCCAAGGAGGTGATTGCCCCCTATGTGCCGCAGATCCTAATCGGCAAGCAGATTCCGATCGATCCGCCGCCTCCACCCGAGGCGCAGCCCCAGCCGCCCGAGAGCAGGCTGCCGCTACGCCCGGCGACCGACCCGACCCCGACAAATCCCGATGATCTGGTAAAGCTGCCTGACAGCGGAACGGGGCCAATTATGCCCGCTGGCGGCACTGGTACTGACACGGGTGGGGGTGTCATCCTGCCGCCCATCGACTTGCCCCGTGACCCCGTCTTCGTCGAACCCGGCATCGACCCGCGCGCCATGTCGGCGTTCCAGCCCGACTATCCCGGATCGATGATCCGCCAGGGGATGGAAGGTTCAGTCACCGTCCGCGTCAGCATCGGCGCTGATGGGAAGGTCACCGGGATCGAACGGCTGTCCGCCACGGACGAAGCCTTCTGGATCGCGACCCAGCGGCACGCCATGCGCAAATGGCGTTTCCGCCCCGCGACTCGGGACGGCGTGGCCGTGCCCGGCACGAAGGTGCTGACCGTCCATTTCAAGCTGACCGACCGTTGA